The following is a genomic window from Chiloscyllium plagiosum isolate BGI_BamShark_2017 chromosome 27, ASM401019v2, whole genome shotgun sequence.
ATTTACTTATGAAAATACAAACTGAAAAACAACAGGCAAAAAGTACTTCTTCTGCTTCATAGTAAGCAACACTAAGAAAGAACCTAGTGATTCATTCACTGGTTATGAATCTGCATAGACATCCTTTACAACAGGAGTTGAGGTAATTGCAAAGCTGTTTTGTATCACACCTTCAGCTTCAACACTTGTATGTTTTCAGTTCTGTTGTAATTGTTGGGGATCCAATGTCCTAGTGACAGCTATCATTTTGTGTCCAGTTCACTGAAGTTGTCCAAAGATGACCAATTGTCACATTGTGGAGGTAGATGTATTATACAACCAGTTTTTTTCTCCACCCCCTTACTGCCTTGTAAATATACAGACTGTTATGTCTGCTCTGTTCAATTAAAAGCATGTAAAAAAAATACAAGGCTTCTGACAAAATCCTTCAGAGCGTTCAGGCTCATCTTCCTTCCTTGATCTCCATATTTCTTTCCCCATTCCTGCTTCTCTTACAGTCCAACAACAGAGCCATCATTGTTTGACAGCAGCTGGCTAATACTCATGGTGTGCATCTGATCCCTCCAGCCATCTTCTTGTTCTCTCCTGGCATCTCATGTGCCATCAATCGAAGAAGAAACAGAAGCTAAAGATGGCACCTTCTCTCAGGAAAAGAGTGAACTTGTTTTGGACAGCTCATCTCCTTCTCTCTCGATATAGTTCATTCCGAGTCTTTAAGAAGTGCTTTCGTTGAACAGTCTGGATGTTTGATGATGCAATTTTTCTGTAAAAGATTTtccataaaattaattttattctaATCTATAAGCATGTTCTTGATATTCTTCATTTCTGCTCCTCACCCAATACAAATGTGGCGGACACTTGACTGTCCTCTGAAGTAGCCAAGCATTGCATTATTTTAACCCATTACGAAGAATTCAAAACTAATGAGGCCGTCTAGTATCTTATCTAAGGGATTCAGGGATGTGAAATAATTGCTAGCACCATCCCCATTTGAAGGTCGATTAACATGAAGGAATTGAACTTTTctttttgtgaataaaatttaCCTTAAAATCTGTAACAGATGAGAATTGACAGTTCTCTGGTGTTGCGTTGAACTGGAGCTTATGGTTTGGTGTTGGGGTGGGTTTTGGTATTGTGTACCTGTATTTCCAGTTTGCTGTTGAACACTGCTGTCTCttctaaaaaatgaaaacaaaacacataTTTCATTTTCTAAATATAAAATTGTAGCATAATGTATTTACTGACAAGCCAGTTCCTAATATGAAATAGGTTATTTCACACTTCTTTTAAATATTAGCAACAATGGGCTGCAGACTGACTCTGTCAGGTTTTTAAGGCTTTTGGCATAGAATTGTGTAACTCCCTGAAAAACTGGCAATTATTTCACTACCATGCTCTTTCCCCATCTCTTGGCAATCTTCCCCCCATTTTAAGTAAAgatccaattgccttttgaaaCTTACTGCTACTACCAGCTTTTTGAGAAGTGCATTTCAGGTCACAACGACTTGCTATATAAAATAGAATTTTCCCCACTACCCCTCCATGGCCTTTTGCAAATGATTTTACATCTGTGTTCTCTGGTTGCCAACTTCCCTGCCTTTGGAAGCTGATTCTCCCAAGCATCTCTTTCAAAGGCCTTTACAATTTTCAACATCACTATTGAATTACACATTGCCCTGTGCCCTGCTCGTCAATTACCACTAAACTCTGCGTTTCTCTACAGTTTTGAAAATAATTCTTCCTTTGTCTTCACGTCCATCTCAAAAAGTGCATACCTGTGTAACAGGTTTACCATGTAACAAACACATTACcacaaacatttgaaataaaacaaaagatgtTGTTCTGGAACCTGATCATTTCAGGTATGATCCCTGCGTCAACATCTTTTACAGTTTAGATCTGAAAGATTAACCTATTTCCTTTCTCAGATACTGATCAAACCGCCTTGCATGGCCACTATTCTGTTTTTGTACTTCCAGCTTCCTCAACATCttaattattttgaatatttttaaagatattttcaaAGAACTTGTATTTGCATAAAAGCCTTCCATGACCTCAGAGTACTGCCCATCAAAGTGCTTTTGACAGTTCCTGAAGCAAGGTAACTCGTGTAATGTAGGAAAGGTAGCTGTCAATTTGCAGACAACAGTAAAGATAAATGACTAGATAAACTGTTTTACTGATATTGgtcgagggataaatattagccagaacACTAGGGAAAACAACCTAGCTCCTTTCTGAAATAACGCTACAGAACATCCTTCTGGAGCAGCAAAGAGATCTTCTTTCAAAtttccattccaaaagatgaCACCACTGATAGTGCTgcacacacactgccacccagaaCTGCATTGGAGGGTCAACTTGGACTTTGGGATCACATCACTTGCGGCAGTGGCTCagggtgtggcacggtggctcagtgtgacTCAGGGTGCGGCTCAGTGGCTCAggttgtggcatggtggctcagtggttagcacggctacctcgcagcgctagggacccgggtttgattccaacctcaggtgactgtctgtgtggagtttgcacattctctccatgtctgtgtaggtttcctctgggtgctccagtttcttcccacaatccaaagatatgcaggttatgggaactggccatcctaaattgcccattgatcaggggtaaatataggacaatagggtaggagaatggttctgggtaggttactcttcggagggtcagtgtggacttgttgggtcgaagggcctgtttccacactgtagagattctatgacctATGATGACTGGAGTGAGACGTACATGATTCAGAGGCGAGAGGGCTACCCACTAGGCATGGCTGTCATTTCTGTGTCTTGTCCCTCTCTTGACACAATAGGCACATAACAGACCTGAAGTAATTGATCAAAGGCTACAGCTTGGTTAAGTGTTCTGTTTGCAATcttttaaaactgacaaacagtgaatagaaatggCCTTTTCAATGAGATTGGGCTTGCTTTCCAATTGCCCTTGCCAGCATGGTCCCCTGGGTGAAGCTTCTAGTGTCTAGTGTAGACTGTCATAACGGGAAGGCAAGTCTCCCTTGGGCCACTTTGTAATATACTGTTACTGCACTGAGCTGGCTAACTATTCGGTTACAGGTTTGAAACTGTACACAAActagttaaaatcccctacagtGTGCTAATTAATCTTGATAACTTACGAGCTGTCCAAGTGGCAAAACTTAGAACACATTCCGTccttggaatttgcacattcgcaCCTTGGAGTTGATCTTTTGCGGCGTGTTGCTGGACTTCCTAAGCCATAAGGTGTGGTTCTCCTGTTAAGAAAACAGATAGCTGTTATAACCAAAGAAAATCTTTACGACATCAtaacacacacaaagacccatcATCAAAGGAAATTCAAAATCTGTAGGCTAGTTTATTGGTCTTTATAGATTTTGTGATAACTGGTTTGAAGGGTGGCATCGCTCAACAACATTTGAAAACACATGCCATCTTTATGTATAATAACTAACTTGCTACAGTCAGCATACTGTCCCCTTCAAATTAATGATGGCTGATTAGTGATTGTGGAATATAATTGCTAGGGCAGGTGTGCGTTATCaccctaaaaaaaaattaatttaaattcataACTTTCTTTTGTGATCTGATTTTGATTACAGTGCCCCTTATGGGCTGTCCGCCCTAATTATATTTAActgggttttaaaaaaagaatataaTTACTTATTGGCATCAATTTAGCTGCATACTTAGAGATAAAGAAATATGCAAATATTCAAAATTCAAAACACTGGAGATCATAGAAAAATAGAGCTGAGTCCATCATTAACTGGGCAATGTTAGTGTAATAACAAGCTCTCTATATAGCACTTTCAAGGTGTTAAACATCCTTAGCATATTGAGATGCTAATCAGACAACTGATTAAGGCACTTAATCAGACAACTGCCACTGatgaaatgaaattaatattaggatagatgaccaaaagcttggtcaaagagctaAGATTTAAATATGAATACAAAGGAGCAGAGACAGTAATGAGGAAGGAGATTTAGGAAGGGAATCAAAGAGCACAAATGTCAATGATGTGATGAAGAATCTGGAATTGCAGAGTCACAGAGATCCTGGAaggttggagatggttacagaaatTGTAAGGTGCAAGAATTCTCCAATTTTTGGTAATACATTAAAATCCAGTTTATACATTAACTGACTTGAATTTCAAGTGTGGTTTAAGTGCACCCAACCACAGCACTTGTCATGCTTTTTCAATAAGCCCTAATTCAATGTTGGGTGGATCTAGTTTAAAGTTATTGCACACCCAAATGCATAAGTAAGGCATGACAAAGTATGAAGATTAACTGGCACCTCAAGATAGCACCTTATCTCATCTTAAAGCACCCACAACGGATTAGTTTTTGATTTAATTCTTGTGAGGTGAAATTGAAATGCAGGAGGTAATTCCAGTAATTGAAGACTGGTGCTGAGGCTCactcaaaatgctggaaatactctgcaggtcaggcagagaGAGCAGAGTGAGAACAATAATGAATATTTCAAGTTGGTGACTTCTCGTCAGAACTGAAAATTAACGATCTGGCCATATCTGGCAAGGGATTCAAGCAAGATGCTTCCAAAGTGGGTGTTGCAATGAGGTCACTGAGGTCATATTTGAGGCCACAAGCTGCCCCATCTCTGAAGCAGCCATGGTAACTGTAAATGCTGCCAAAAAGCATTGGATGGATGGATGGTCAGCATATATCAAAAATCActtgcagaaaaaaaatgcagactTCAAGCTGACCCTCCTAGATCTGGCAGTGAAACAGTgaatttcctttatttttgatGTTTGATCACTGCCACCTTTTCTTTAACCGGGGCTGCCCTCTTCTCAGTTGGGATTTCTGTTTATCTGTTATCTCTAACTtgttccagttctgatgaagggtcatgaacttgaaacattaacgctACCCTCCAACCCCCTTCACTGTTGTCCAGCGTTTTCTGGCTTTCTATTTGGGATTCCTGATTTCTGCTGTACTCACCCTGGTGTATTCACCCAGATAATGTCCTTGTGGCAGAAGTAGATGCACTCTTTGTCTCTCAGATTATTACATGAGCAGCgcttctctctcctcagatactgactgCTGGTCTCGCTGGACCCTGGCAAGCGGAAACCACAACCTAGAGCACCAAACGTTGACATGTTAACCAACAGAAACAtctacagaattcaaacagggggtggtggactctctctctcccctggaAAATCTGCCCGTGCCTTTGCACTACGCGCGTTGCAATTGTTACATAAATTACAATTAAATTCAAACAATCGATTGTCTCTCTGCCTgtttttttcaatgtattttgcATCGTCGCGCCCTGCTGCTCTGATCTTTCGATTGAGCAGATTCGGAAAAAAAGCTGGAAGCCCGGGCAACAGTGACGGAGGACATCGATTCACCGTTGCATTCATTGGAtggatttttattttgcaaaagcGTTATTCTGTTAAGGAAATGGTTGCTCAAAAATAAACTCGGGTACACCACTCCAGCACCCCTTCAGCAGCCCGACTTCTGATAAATGTACAAAACGATACTAATCAGAGAGCAATTTACCGAAATACCATCTCCCATTTGCAGCACTGCGGTTTCAGGTTGGGTAGTGACAGTCCAGAAACAGGGACCACGATACTGACTGTGTCAATGATAAGAGCTAGTGCCTGCCTCCATTCAGAAGCGTGTGCCCAGTGCTGGTACTTATCAGTGCAAACCCTGGCAACGCTGTGCAATTAAAACCCGATCCGGGATGACCACAGAATCATGCACAAATCTGAAAACATACCGACGAGTCTTATAGGTTACAGCGCAACAAGCACACGGTACACGCGACAGATCCAAACTTTATATTGAAACGTTTTATTTACAAACACGTACCATTTTCCAACAAAATAAGAGCCGTGGCCAGTGTAAATAATCCTTTCAAACTGCAGCCCATCTTTTTGTTGTGCACGGTCTGTTTTAGACACTAAATCCTGCGTTGCTGTGTTGTTTGCATTAACAAGCGAAGCGCTCTGCAGACACCGTGCTGTGTGTCTGAGCGCCTGGCGTTTTGCCTTATTTATACAGCTGACGCAAAGTCAAGACAACACCTACAGCCGCATCTCAGTGCTTGAGGATCCAGGGTGGTCAGAGGCAGTCACACAGCATTCAAATTCACCCTCGCACCAACCACATACCACAGCATGGCAATCATGCACGAAACCAgacttatgtttttttttcgaTTTACGCGGGTGAGTTAATCCCCGCGTAAAGAAATGCCATTTTTGGTTAAAAGGGAGATAAGGAGGAAGTTGCATTGGCCCACACCCTGCATTCTAGAAATTTACCCCCAGCTCAAACCCACGTTCCTTTGATACACTTCATCTGGCGGTTTGACGTTTAACTTTTGAAGTCACTTATTCACTCAAATAAAGTCATAACATGCCATCGTCTCCAGTCACacgagtttttttttcttaaaaaaaagccgATTACAAGAGAAAACTTGGACCACTTTATTTGTGACATTAAGGGACTAAACGTGTAGCCTCATAAAAATAAAGAAGTGTTTCTTTAGACCCCCCCACCGCCACCTCCCTCTCCAAACCAACCTTCtccttcattcttcaaaattaGCTTCTCAGTGAGGCTTTAGGCGGTTTCTGAGAGAGTCACTGACTCATGTTTACCCCACCTTTCCAATGTCAGAGGAGAAAACAACTGAAATTAAAGTGACGAGCAGCCAACAGCAATGATGTaaatgctgaagaagggtcactggactgaacCATTAATTCTGccttcttttcacagatgctgccagacttagaGTCATAACAGCATGGAAACGAAGTCTCAGgtcaaactagtccatgctgaccaagtttcccacttgcctgcatttggcccataaccctccaaattattcacgtacctgtccaaatatctcttaaatgttg
Proteins encoded in this region:
- the LOC122563624 gene encoding endothelin-2-like; protein product: MGCSLKGLFTLATALILLENGCGFRLPGSSETSSQYLRREKRCSCNNLRDKECIYFCHKDIIWVNTPGRTTPYGLGSPATRRKRSTPRCECANSKDGMCSKFCHLDSSRDSSVQQQTGNTGTQYQNPPQHQTISSSSTQHQRTVNSHLLQILRKIASSNIQTVQRKHFLKTRNELYRERRR